A portion of the Granulosicoccus antarcticus IMCC3135 genome contains these proteins:
- a CDS encoding GNAT family N-acetyltransferase has product MIHEKTRPASSCRKPDAKSQEPVLVKCLDSAEAFDQLQAIWQELERQDTQCTPFNTWVWNSLWWQHYGTRRDRLTILIARQGNRVVGIAPLYIHATVMCKVIPVRVLSFIGTGGDTSPDYLNIITLPQLRNEVEQALLNYLPQIGGWHKLHLTDMLQASSLVRRVQKLIDSGPGTVLEPRIQFIQKAALPASFEDYRAQLSRKHRKQINHRQNRLDAAGVSELSICSTNEELAQASDALVSLHRLRWDSKGGVGGFRSTAYEQFHRAVIRHFFAMDALWLTTLKLDGSIIGVQYIFAWRGQLMFMQSGYSPEHERLSPGHVLFTYAIQRGIEQGMQGLDMLKGHYSYKSVYARDEIQTIGLGYLCPGVRRFLGAARDRVARLQTKKTTIVVPDGDANS; this is encoded by the coding sequence ATGATTCACGAGAAGACCAGGCCGGCGAGCTCGTGTAGAAAGCCCGATGCGAAGTCGCAGGAGCCGGTACTGGTAAAGTGCCTGGATTCGGCGGAGGCATTTGATCAACTGCAGGCTATCTGGCAGGAACTTGAGCGTCAGGATACGCAGTGCACACCGTTCAACACCTGGGTGTGGAACAGCTTGTGGTGGCAGCACTACGGCACCAGAAGGGACCGTCTGACGATACTGATTGCCCGGCAGGGCAATCGCGTTGTGGGTATAGCACCTCTGTATATTCATGCCACCGTCATGTGCAAAGTCATACCTGTACGGGTGCTGAGTTTCATTGGCACCGGTGGCGATACATCGCCGGATTACCTCAATATCATTACTCTGCCTCAGCTGCGAAATGAGGTAGAGCAAGCCTTGCTGAATTACCTGCCTCAGATTGGTGGTTGGCATAAATTGCATCTGACCGACATGTTGCAGGCATCATCGTTGGTGAGGCGAGTTCAAAAACTGATTGATTCTGGACCGGGTACGGTGCTGGAGCCTCGCATTCAGTTCATTCAGAAAGCCGCATTGCCGGCAAGCTTTGAAGACTACCGTGCGCAGCTCAGTCGCAAACATCGCAAGCAGATCAATCACCGGCAGAACAGGCTGGATGCGGCCGGGGTCTCAGAACTGTCTATTTGCTCGACGAACGAAGAGCTGGCGCAGGCCAGTGATGCCCTGGTCTCTCTGCATCGGTTGCGCTGGGACAGTAAAGGTGGAGTCGGTGGTTTCAGAAGTACGGCCTACGAGCAATTTCACCGTGCTGTGATTCGGCACTTTTTTGCCATGGATGCATTATGGCTGACGACTCTGAAGCTGGATGGCTCGATCATAGGAGTCCAGTATATTTTTGCCTGGCGTGGCCAGCTCATGTTCATGCAAAGCGGCTATTCGCCGGAGCATGAACGTCTGAGCCCGGGACATGTACTCTTTACCTACGCCATTCAGCGCGGTATCGAGCAAGGCATGCAGGGGCTGGATATGCTCAAGGGGCACTATTCCTACAAATCAGTCTATGCCAGAGATGAGATTCAGACTATTGGTCTGGGCTATTTATGTCCCGGTGTGCGTCGATTTCTTGGTGCTGCACGCGACCGGGTCGCCCGCCTGCAAACTAAAAAAACGACGATAGTGGTGCCTGATGGAGACGCCAATAGTTGA
- a CDS encoding transposase, producing the protein MRCTQRSERTERARNKRPAQGEWSCAECGSSHDRDVNAARNIAALGIQSLAGGTYE; encoded by the coding sequence GTGCGGTGCACTCAGCGGTCCGAAAGGACTGAAAGAGCTCGGAATAAGCGGCCCGCGCAGGGGGAATGGAGCTGTGCTGAGTGTGGAAGCTCGCACGACCGCGATGTAAATGCGGCTCGCAACATTGCCGCTCTGGGAATTCAGAGTCTCGCAGGAGGAACCTACGAATGA
- a CDS encoding RNA-guided endonuclease InsQ/TnpB family protein: MNQSVSNPTHLRTLRLRVKDKHAAELARQARAVNYVWNYINELSERSIRERGVFLSAFDLHRYTTGASKALGLHSHTVQKTSASYVQARIQFRKRKLAWRKSGGVRRSLGWVPFNTGHARWRNGQVHFNGTAYGVWDSYGLAGFTLRSGSFSEDSRGRWYFNVAVETETKLSAGKSVIGIDLGCKEAATASNAEKLRGRWYRDDEKALATAQRAGKKRQVKKIHARIKNRRKEDTHQFTTGLVEKSGAIFVGNVSSKAMVKTNMAKSALDAGWYSLKKTLEYKCASAGVLYQEVNEAP, translated from the coding sequence ATGAACCAGTCAGTTTCCAACCCTACACATTTGCGCACATTAAGGCTGCGTGTCAAAGACAAGCACGCCGCCGAGCTTGCTCGTCAGGCACGAGCCGTAAATTACGTCTGGAATTACATCAACGAGTTGTCAGAGCGTAGCATTCGCGAACGCGGTGTCTTTCTTTCGGCATTCGATCTCCATCGTTACACCACTGGCGCAAGCAAAGCGCTGGGATTGCATAGTCATACGGTGCAGAAAACAAGCGCCTCATACGTTCAGGCTAGAATTCAGTTCAGAAAACGCAAACTTGCCTGGCGCAAGAGCGGTGGTGTACGCCGCTCATTGGGTTGGGTGCCGTTCAATACCGGTCACGCCCGCTGGCGTAACGGCCAGGTGCATTTCAATGGCACCGCTTACGGTGTCTGGGATAGCTACGGATTGGCAGGCTTTACCCTTCGCTCGGGATCATTCAGTGAAGACAGTCGGGGCCGGTGGTATTTCAATGTCGCCGTAGAAACTGAAACAAAGCTGTCCGCGGGCAAAAGCGTTATCGGTATTGACCTGGGGTGCAAAGAGGCGGCAACGGCGAGTAATGCTGAAAAATTGCGTGGGCGTTGGTATCGTGACGACGAGAAAGCATTGGCAACGGCCCAGCGCGCGGGCAAGAAAAGACAGGTCAAGAAAATACATGCCAGAATCAAGAACCGGCGCAAAGAGGATACCCATCAATTTACAACCGGTCTGGTAGAGAAAAGTGGTGCGATATTTGTGGGAAATGTCTCATCCAAAGCGATGGTAAAAACAAACATGGCCAAGTCAGCGCTGGATGCTGGCTGGTATAGCCTCAAGAAGACTCTGGAATATAAATGCGCTAGCGCAGGGGTCCTCTATCAGGAAGTAAACGAGGCCCCTTAG